A portion of the Candidatus Pristimantibacillus lignocellulolyticus genome contains these proteins:
- a CDS encoding PAS domain S-box protein: protein MSIKYDLWKSNQYSEPFERIDDQSEMVEISSTHIEESEETKGQVVYRNSEQESISQFEEMIKEQPNFYQNLMDHVVAGVFVVYDHRIIYVNSYFAQLLGYTIHEMINHPMEHFIEEEDWLLPHTFEDALDKEYTKRQIIRWHGKHKNSSTIYLEGKRTRIIHQDHFYFLSTVQDVTIKYEKERELIRNAKMYQRMLMTIPEPIFITVDSAIIFANRHGLDLLGKRHVSGLSEQIFTDYFIEIEREEVIRDFQNALLLEEATPFRKQQMCINDQIIEVELSSVKIENYIGRTAILTVLRDLTERRQDEERLIRSEKLSVIGQLAAGVAHEIRNPLTALKGFTQLLRNKYSEQSYYFDIMGTEIDRINLIVNEFMTLAKPHYNSYQFNDIERILQSVLSILDTQAMLLGVEVNFQRENDIPKLYCNENQLKQVFLNVIKNAFEAMLEGGTVTISVRFEPSDQLIHVKIQDQGDGMPDDVMKRIGEPFLTTKEKGTGLGLMVSSRIIEEHKGMMLISSRPGQGTLIDVQLPLHMEYQDHL from the coding sequence ATGAGTATTAAGTATGATCTATGGAAATCGAATCAATACAGTGAGCCATTTGAAAGAATTGATGATCAAAGTGAAATGGTTGAAATAAGTTCAACTCATATAGAAGAATCTGAAGAGACCAAAGGGCAAGTAGTTTATCGTAATTCAGAACAAGAAAGTATTAGTCAGTTTGAGGAAATGATTAAAGAGCAACCTAATTTTTATCAAAACTTAATGGATCATGTTGTCGCGGGTGTGTTCGTTGTGTACGATCATAGAATCATTTATGTTAACTCTTATTTCGCACAGTTACTTGGCTATACTATTCATGAAATGATAAATCATCCGATGGAACACTTTATTGAAGAAGAGGACTGGCTTTTACCTCATACTTTTGAGGATGCTTTAGACAAGGAATATACGAAACGTCAAATTATCAGATGGCATGGAAAACATAAAAACAGTTCCACAATATATTTAGAGGGTAAACGAACAAGAATTATTCACCAAGATCATTTCTATTTTCTGTCGACTGTTCAAGACGTTACGATTAAATATGAGAAAGAACGAGAACTTATTCGTAATGCGAAAATGTATCAGCGAATGTTAATGACTATTCCAGAGCCAATTTTTATTACAGTAGATAGTGCTATAATATTTGCAAATCGACATGGCCTTGACTTATTAGGAAAACGTCATGTCAGCGGGTTATCTGAACAAATATTCACTGATTATTTTATTGAAATTGAACGAGAAGAAGTAATAAGAGATTTTCAAAATGCACTCCTACTAGAGGAAGCAACGCCGTTTCGTAAACAACAAATGTGCATAAATGATCAGATAATAGAAGTCGAACTTTCAAGTGTGAAAATCGAAAATTACATAGGTCGAACAGCTATCTTGACGGTATTACGTGATCTAACAGAGCGAAGACAAGATGAGGAACGACTCATACGTTCTGAGAAATTGTCTGTTATTGGTCAACTTGCCGCTGGAGTTGCTCATGAAATTCGGAATCCACTTACAGCATTAAAGGGATTTACTCAGTTACTACGTAATAAATATTCAGAACAGAGCTATTACTTTGATATTATGGGTACTGAAATTGATCGTATTAATCTTATAGTGAATGAATTTATGACGTTAGCCAAACCTCACTATAATTCTTATCAATTTAACGATATAGAACGTATTCTGCAAAGTGTATTATCCATTCTTGATACTCAAGCAATGCTACTAGGTGTGGAAGTGAACTTCCAGAGAGAGAACGATATACCCAAACTATATTGCAACGAAAATCAATTAAAGCAAGTTTTCTTAAATGTTATAAAAAATGCTTTCGAAGCGATGCTTGAAGGCGGGACTGTAACGATTTCTGTGCGATTTGAACCATCAGATCAACTTATTCATGTAAAAATACAAGATCAGGGAGATGGAATGCCTGATGATGTAATGAAGCGGATTGGCGAACCATTCTTAACGACAAAGGAAAAAGGAACGGGGTTAGGGCTAATGGTAAGTTCACGCATTATCGAAGAGCATAAAGGTATGATGCTTATTTCTAGTCGACCAGGTCAGGGGACTTTGATTGATGTGCAGTTGCCACTGCATATGGAATACCAAGATCACCTGTGA